The proteins below are encoded in one region of Clostridium pasteurianum DSM 525 = ATCC 6013:
- a CDS encoding nitrogenase component 1 produces the protein MTINIKRIEAVTREGRLGSITGYTGTIKDLVKKAKTGCLKNKERCFSQATNCSSGCAQGYLARIMDSAIVNHGAKGCSADVIGENTNFLWGQNIRDLEKRNVNVINTNMTEETTVFGGLKKLRDAIWEAYRRFSPKAIFITTSCASAIIGDDVKSVADEIEAQINIPVVPVFCEGFRSKIWASGFDAAFHALLTRIVKPPKEKHPEIINMLTFNGSGRDYVAEILSNFGLVPKFGIPFSTIEDISKMSESAATMSICGTLGSYFGNGLEQKYGVPYIRSLQPHGIAGMDNWLRELGKVVGKVEEIEEYIKQEKEKIAPELEEIKEKLKGKTAVVGMGPSFSHNYIRVLGELGIKVIWGASWHFDQEYDHGSIPESTIELSEKEYDTPISVCDQQNFEILNLLNKLKPDLYLSRHPGTTVWPTKMGIPSVMVADEFSAFGYRGIIDLGYRIIDALANNNLALSLSKRVKLPYTSWWFQQDTFKFLEDEVK, from the coding sequence ATGACTATAAATATTAAGAGAATAGAAGCTGTTACTAGAGAAGGTAGGCTTGGATCAATTACTGGATATACGGGAACTATAAAGGATCTTGTAAAGAAGGCTAAAACAGGATGCCTTAAAAATAAAGAAAGATGTTTTAGTCAGGCTACTAACTGCAGTTCTGGATGTGCGCAAGGATACTTAGCACGTATAATGGATTCAGCTATTGTAAATCATGGAGCTAAGGGATGTTCAGCAGATGTTATTGGAGAAAATACTAATTTTCTTTGGGGTCAAAATATACGAGATCTTGAAAAGAGAAATGTGAATGTCATTAATACTAATATGACAGAGGAAACTACTGTTTTTGGCGGACTGAAAAAATTAAGGGATGCAATATGGGAAGCTTATAGGAGATTTAGTCCTAAAGCTATCTTTATAACTACTTCTTGTGCGTCAGCTATTATTGGTGATGATGTAAAAAGTGTCGCAGATGAAATAGAAGCACAGATAAATATACCGGTAGTACCAGTTTTTTGTGAAGGATTCAGATCAAAGATATGGGCCTCTGGCTTTGATGCAGCATTTCATGCTTTACTTACTAGAATAGTAAAACCACCAAAAGAAAAGCACCCAGAGATCATTAATATGTTAACTTTTAATGGTAGTGGTCGTGATTATGTAGCAGAAATATTGTCAAATTTTGGCCTTGTTCCTAAGTTTGGAATACCTTTTTCAACTATAGAAGATATATCTAAAATGTCTGAGTCAGCAGCAACTATGAGCATATGTGGTACTCTTGGCAGTTATTTTGGAAATGGATTAGAACAAAAGTATGGAGTCCCTTATATAAGATCTTTGCAGCCCCATGGAATTGCCGGTATGGATAATTGGCTTCGTGAATTGGGAAAAGTCGTGGGAAAGGTAGAAGAGATAGAGGAATATATAAAGCAGGAAAAAGAAAAAATAGCACCTGAACTAGAAGAAATAAAAGAAAAGCTGAAGGGAAAGACTGCAGTAGTAGGCATGGGCCCAAGTTTTTCTCATAATTATATTAGAGTACTTGGAGAATTAGGTATTAAAGTAATATGGGGTGCTTCTTGGCATTTTGATCAGGAGTACGATCATGGTAGTATACCTGAATCTACTATTGAATTGTCTGAAAAGGAATATGATACACCAATAAGTGTATGTGATCAACAAAATTTTGAAATATTAAATCTGCTTAATAAATTAAAACCAGATTTATACTTATCAAGACATCCTGGTACTACTGTATGGCCAACTAAAATGGGTATTCCCTCTGTAATGGTAGCAGATGAATTTAGTGCCTTTGGCTATAGAGGAATAATAGATTTAGGATACAGGATAATAGATGCTTTAGCAAACAATAATCTTGCCCTTAGTCTATCAAAAAGAGTTAAACTACCTTATACTTCCTGGTGGTTTCAACAGGATACATTTAAATTTCTTGAAGATGAGGTGAAATAA
- a CDS encoding radical SAM protein has translation MLKPNKDSGFSHLSKIHPCLGGEAHHNFGRIHLPVSPACNIQCKFCKRDCNSNEERPGVANGILDPKDAVDTIRRALELCPQITVVGIAGPGDTLATPQAIETFKLVDKAYPDLVKCLSTNGLLLERYAQDIYDAGVRTITVTVNGVDPKIQSQIISHIVLDGKIYHGEEAADILIKAQLKGIAKISSLGVVVKVNSVLIPTVNDEHIEEIAKTVKEAGATLYNIIPLIPQHDLSHIPAPTCEQLDKARVTAEKYLGVFRHCKHCRADACGIPGKEDLSLKLYGVINEKLETFSHG, from the coding sequence ATGTTAAAACCAAATAAAGATTCAGGATTTTCCCATCTTTCCAAAATACATCCTTGCTTAGGAGGAGAAGCTCATCATAATTTTGGAAGAATTCATCTTCCAGTAAGTCCAGCCTGCAATATACAATGCAAATTTTGCAAAAGAGATTGCAATAGTAATGAAGAGAGACCGGGAGTTGCCAATGGAATATTAGATCCTAAAGATGCTGTAGATACTATTAGAAGAGCATTGGAACTTTGCCCTCAAATAACAGTAGTAGGTATAGCTGGACCAGGAGACACTTTGGCAACACCACAGGCAATTGAAACCTTTAAACTTGTGGACAAAGCTTATCCTGACCTTGTTAAATGCTTAAGTACAAATGGATTGTTACTTGAACGTTATGCTCAGGATATTTACGATGCTGGAGTGAGAACTATAACAGTAACTGTAAATGGAGTTGATCCAAAGATTCAAAGTCAGATTATATCTCATATAGTATTAGATGGCAAGATATATCATGGGGAAGAGGCTGCAGACATACTTATAAAAGCCCAACTTAAGGGAATTGCTAAAATAAGCAGTTTAGGTGTAGTAGTAAAGGTAAACTCTGTGCTTATTCCAACTGTTAATGATGAACATATAGAGGAGATAGCGAAAACTGTGAAAGAAGCAGGAGCTACTTTATATAATATTATACCTTTAATACCACAACACGATTTAAGTCATATTCCAGCACCTACTTGTGAACAGTTAGATAAAGCAAGAGTAACTGCTGAAAAATACCTTGGAGTATTTAGACATTGCAAACATTGCCGTGCAGATGCATGTGGAATACCAGGTAAAGAAGATCTTTCCTTAAAACTTTACGGAGTTATAAATGAAAAACTTGAAACTTTTTCACATGGTTAA
- a CDS encoding O-acetylhomoserine aminocarboxypropyltransferase/cysteine synthase family protein, with amino-acid sequence MSEKNYRFETLQLRGGYDPEKHNYASTVPIYQTASFNIGNIERLRRIRNYEEKGFLYSRSGNPTLDVLQQRITALEGGTSAIAVASGMAAVSYALLNVAEGGGEIVAPAALYAGSFNLLKYTLPELNIKVNWVEDPNDPESYRKAITPNTKAIFAETIGNPLINVLDIEKVAEVAHENGIPLIVDNTFPTPYLLKPFDFGADIVVYSSTKALGGHGNTLGGLIVENDKFNWDNGKFPHFTRPDYKAQNKNLYELFPKAVFTTRIRIHYLSNFGAVLSPFDAFLILQGIETLSVRVDREVRNTEEIAKYLSNHPSVSWVSHPSLKDDINRGLAEKYLPKGAGSILSFGFNGNQEEIDVFLDSLKVFSFLVNVGDSKSLATQPSETTHGSLTDEDKAKAGAFSNAIRLSIGIENVQDLIEDLEQALAKAKGNFIEEK; translated from the coding sequence ATGTCAGAAAAAAATTATAGATTTGAAACTTTACAATTACGAGGAGGATATGATCCAGAAAAACATAACTATGCTTCAACAGTACCTATTTATCAAACTGCTTCTTTTAATATTGGTAATATAGAAAGGCTTAGAAGAATACGCAATTATGAGGAGAAAGGATTTTTATATAGCAGAAGTGGGAATCCAACTTTAGATGTGCTTCAGCAGAGAATAACAGCTCTAGAAGGAGGAACATCAGCTATTGCAGTTGCTTCAGGTATGGCTGCAGTGTCTTATGCCTTATTAAATGTAGCAGAAGGCGGTGGAGAAATAGTTGCACCAGCTGCATTATATGCGGGCTCTTTTAATTTATTAAAGTATACACTGCCAGAACTTAATATAAAAGTAAATTGGGTAGAAGATCCTAATGACCCTGAATCTTATAGAAAAGCTATTACACCTAATACAAAAGCAATATTTGCTGAGACTATAGGAAATCCATTGATAAATGTACTAGATATTGAAAAAGTAGCTGAAGTTGCACATGAAAATGGAATTCCGCTTATAGTTGATAATACTTTTCCTACGCCATATCTTTTAAAACCTTTTGATTTTGGTGCGGATATAGTTGTATATTCATCTACAAAGGCATTAGGTGGACATGGCAATACTCTAGGAGGATTAATTGTAGAAAATGACAAATTTAATTGGGATAACGGTAAATTCCCTCACTTTACACGACCGGATTATAAAGCACAAAACAAGAACTTATATGAATTATTTCCGAAAGCAGTATTTACTACAAGAATAAGAATACATTATTTATCTAATTTTGGTGCAGTACTCAGTCCTTTTGATGCATTTTTAATTCTTCAAGGTATTGAAACTCTATCTGTAAGAGTGGATAGAGAAGTTAGAAATACAGAGGAAATTGCTAAGTACCTTTCTAATCATCCGTCAGTTTCTTGGGTAAGTCATCCTAGTCTCAAGGATGATATAAATAGAGGATTAGCTGAAAAATATCTTCCTAAGGGAGCTGGTTCCATATTGTCCTTTGGATTTAATGGAAATCAAGAAGAAATAGATGTATTTCTTGATAGTTTGAAAGTCTTTAGTTTCCTTGTAAATGTGGGCGACTCAAAGTCCTTAGCTACCCAACCATCAGAAACTACCCATGGATCATTGACTGATGAAGATAAGGCAAAAGCTGGAGCATTTTCTAATGCAATAAGACTATCCATTGGAATAGAGAATGTGCAGGATTTAATAGAAGATTTAGAACAAGCCCTTGCAAAAGCTAAAGGTAATTTTATAGAAGAAAAATAA
- a CDS encoding nitrogenase component 1 has translation MAQTVEQIRHVCTLGAFESVLAIDRAVPILHSGPGCGQKLWTTLGLQNGCQGSGYVGGHSIPCTNVSEKEVVFGGIDKLKSVVENTFKVMDGDLFVVLTGCTSDIVGDNVADLIKKFQDQGKPIVYTETGGFKGSNLEGHEIVLDAIIDQYLKPAHNVEKGLVNIWSVVPYQNTFWAGDIEQIKELISSIGLKPNVIFGLGGGIEALNKVPQAEFNLLISPWVGLKNVKHLQEKLGTPYLHYPVLPVGPTETSKFLRTVGEFAGVKLSTVEDVIKKQEDRYYYYIERAADSLLETRLIPRRFITIADSIYSLGISRFLTNDLGLIPETQFITDNTPAEYQIDVGKEFTKFTDNITAEVLFTNDGGSVREHLKDLKLRNKPLIIGSAWDRVVTRELKGYQLSIATPTSDRMVLSHSYVGYEGGLNLTEDIYSVVLDDFQ, from the coding sequence ATGGCTCAAACAGTTGAACAAATAAGACACGTGTGTACTCTTGGAGCCTTTGAATCAGTATTGGCTATTGACAGGGCAGTACCTATACTACATTCAGGTCCAGGATGCGGACAAAAGCTATGGACTACTTTAGGATTACAAAATGGATGTCAGGGTTCCGGATATGTAGGAGGTCATTCTATACCATGTACTAATGTTTCAGAAAAAGAGGTAGTATTTGGTGGTATAGATAAGTTGAAAAGTGTAGTAGAAAATACATTTAAAGTTATGGATGGAGATTTATTTGTGGTCTTAACGGGATGTACGTCAGATATTGTAGGAGATAATGTGGCTGATCTAATAAAGAAATTCCAGGATCAAGGTAAGCCAATTGTTTATACAGAAACGGGTGGCTTTAAAGGAAGTAATTTAGAAGGACATGAAATTGTATTGGATGCTATTATTGATCAGTATTTAAAACCCGCACATAACGTAGAAAAGGGATTAGTAAATATTTGGTCTGTAGTTCCCTATCAAAATACTTTTTGGGCAGGAGATATTGAACAAATAAAGGAATTAATTTCATCTATAGGACTTAAACCTAATGTTATATTTGGCTTAGGTGGAGGAATTGAAGCGTTAAATAAAGTTCCTCAAGCAGAATTTAATCTACTTATTTCTCCATGGGTTGGTCTTAAAAATGTGAAACATCTTCAAGAAAAACTTGGAACTCCATATTTACATTATCCTGTTTTACCGGTAGGTCCTACTGAAACCTCTAAATTTTTAAGAACAGTTGGAGAATTTGCAGGTGTAAAATTATCTACTGTTGAAGATGTAATAAAAAAACAAGAAGATAGATATTACTACTATATTGAAAGAGCAGCAGACTCACTGCTGGAAACTAGATTGATTCCAAGACGTTTTATTACCATAGCAGATAGTATTTATTCACTGGGCATTTCAAGGTTTCTGACTAATGATCTGGGATTAATACCTGAGACTCAGTTTATTACAGATAACACACCAGCAGAATATCAAATAGATGTTGGTAAAGAATTTACAAAATTTACAGATAATATTACTGCAGAAGTTTTGTTTACAAATGATGGTGGAAGTGTTCGAGAACATTTAAAGGATTTAAAGCTTAGAAATAAACCTTTAATAATTGGAAGTGCCTGGGATAGGGTGGTTACCAGAGAATTAAAGGGATATCAATTGTCAATTGCTACTCCAACTAGTGACAGAATGGTATTAAGCCATTCCTATGTAGGGTACGAAGGTGGACTTAATTTAACAGAAGATATTTATTCAGTGGTTTTAGACGATTTTCAATAA
- a CDS encoding nitrogenase component 1, whose translation MAINLQRTQAIIRENRLKSIVGYKGSIKDLVKQSKEGCLKNSKRCFSQTTSCSSGCAQFYLSSITDAAVVNHAPIGCVGDTAGANANLKWGQNMRGWEFTNIKIVNTNMTEGSTVFGGSKKLKEGVREAYRRFNPKAIFVTTSCASGIIGDDIDSIVQEVEEEVGVPVVPVYCEGFKSQIWASGFDAAFHALLTRIVKTPEQKRPELINVINFSASKSGSVKEIFSRLGLVPQFGIPYSSIEEISRMSEAAATISLCGTLGGYFGNALEQSYGVPYVKALQPHGIAGMDSWLRALGKIVGKEKEVEEYIAEAKERIAPELKEIREQLKGKRVVVGMGPSFSHNYIRLLQELGLEVVWGTSWHYDSKHDDGGCPECSSTLNEQESDIPVSVSDQQSHEILNLLNRLKPDLYIGRHGGLVIWPTKMGIPSIMVNDEYSAFGYDGTIEFGHRIIDTLTNTSLVRNISKRIKLPYTQWWFEQDPFKFLESEAK comes from the coding sequence ATGGCAATAAATTTACAACGTACTCAGGCAATTATAAGAGAAAATAGACTTAAATCAATTGTTGGATACAAGGGATCTATAAAAGATTTAGTAAAGCAGTCTAAAGAAGGGTGTTTAAAAAATTCAAAAAGATGCTTTAGCCAAACCACCAGCTGTAGTTCTGGGTGTGCACAATTTTATCTCTCATCTATAACAGATGCTGCAGTTGTCAATCATGCACCTATTGGATGTGTTGGTGATACTGCAGGTGCAAATGCCAATTTAAAATGGGGACAAAATATGAGAGGCTGGGAATTTACAAATATAAAAATTGTAAATACTAATATGACAGAAGGTTCTACTGTATTTGGCGGAAGTAAAAAGCTTAAAGAGGGTGTAAGGGAGGCTTATAGAAGATTTAATCCTAAAGCAATTTTTGTAACTACTTCCTGCGCTTCTGGTATTATTGGAGATGACATTGATAGTATAGTGCAAGAAGTAGAAGAAGAGGTTGGTGTTCCTGTAGTACCAGTCTATTGTGAAGGGTTTAAATCTCAAATTTGGGCATCAGGTTTTGATGCAGCATTTCATGCGTTACTTACACGAATAGTAAAAACACCAGAACAAAAGAGACCAGAATTAATAAATGTTATTAATTTTTCTGCTAGTAAAAGTGGAAGTGTAAAGGAGATATTCTCACGTTTAGGTCTTGTACCTCAATTTGGAATACCATATAGCAGTATTGAAGAAATATCAAGAATGTCTGAAGCTGCAGCAACTATAAGTCTGTGTGGTACTTTAGGTGGCTATTTTGGTAATGCTCTTGAACAGAGCTATGGTGTTCCCTATGTAAAAGCATTACAGCCTCATGGAATTGCAGGTATGGATAGCTGGTTAAGAGCTTTAGGAAAGATTGTGGGAAAAGAAAAAGAAGTAGAAGAATATATTGCAGAAGCTAAGGAAAGAATAGCTCCTGAATTAAAAGAAATAAGAGAACAACTTAAGGGTAAAAGAGTAGTAGTTGGAATGGGACCTAGTTTTTCTCATAATTATATCAGGTTATTGCAGGAATTGGGTCTCGAAGTTGTATGGGGTACATCCTGGCATTATGATTCAAAACATGATGATGGTGGTTGTCCTGAATGTTCATCAACTCTAAATGAGCAGGAAAGTGATATACCTGTAAGTGTAAGTGATCAGCAAAGTCATGAAATATTAAATTTGCTAAATAGGTTAAAACCTGATTTATATATAGGAAGACATGGAGGTTTAGTAATATGGCCAACTAAAATGGGTATTCCTTCAATTATGGTAAATGACGAGTATAGTGCTTTTGGATATGATGGAACTATAGAGTTTGGTCATAGAATAATCGATACATTAACTAATACAAGTCTTGTTCGTAATATTTCAAAGAGAATTAAACTTCCATATACACAGTGGTGGTTTGAACAGGATCCATTTAAATTCTTAGAAAGTGAGGCGAAATAA
- the cysK gene encoding cysteine synthase A, translated as MSKIAKKLVDLIGNTPLLELSNYSQYKGLEAKIIAKLEYFNPSRSVKDRIGYAMIRDAEDKGIINKDSVIIEPTSGNTGIALAFVAASKGYRLILTMPETMSIERRNLLKALGADLILTPEVYGMKGAIRKAKELADQIPNSFIPNQFENSINPIMHRQTTGEEIWRDVDGKVDIFVAGVGTGGTITGVGEVLKKRNSNVKVIAVEPFDSSVFPGDSKGLNKIEGLGAGLMSTIFNLNIVDEIYKVKSNEAFETSRVLAKTEGLLVGKSSGAAVFAAMKIAQRIENKGKSIVVLLPDTGERYLSTLLFSHLRIIK; from the coding sequence ATGTCAAAAATAGCTAAAAAGCTGGTTGATTTAATTGGAAATACTCCATTATTAGAACTATCTAACTATAGTCAATATAAAGGGTTGGAAGCGAAAATAATTGCAAAATTAGAGTATTTCAATCCATCAAGAAGCGTTAAAGATAGGATCGGATATGCCATGATTAGGGATGCTGAGGATAAAGGAATAATAAATAAAGATTCAGTTATAATTGAACCAACTAGTGGGAATACGGGAATTGCTTTAGCCTTTGTTGCAGCTTCAAAAGGCTATAGACTCATATTGACTATGCCAGAAACTATGAGCATAGAAAGAAGAAATTTACTTAAAGCACTAGGTGCTGATCTGATTTTAACACCAGAGGTTTACGGAATGAAGGGCGCAATAAGAAAAGCTAAAGAATTAGCAGATCAAATTCCAAATTCTTTCATTCCAAATCAATTTGAAAATTCCATAAACCCTATTATGCATAGACAAACTACAGGTGAGGAAATATGGAGAGATGTAGATGGAAAAGTTGATATATTTGTTGCAGGGGTAGGTACAGGAGGAACTATTACTGGAGTGGGAGAAGTTTTAAAAAAGCGAAATTCTAATGTGAAAGTTATTGCAGTAGAACCTTTTGATTCATCTGTTTTTCCAGGTGATTCAAAAGGTTTAAATAAAATAGAAGGTCTGGGAGCAGGTCTTATGTCTACTATATTTAATTTGAACATAGTAGATGAGATATATAAAGTAAAATCTAATGAGGCATTTGAAACTTCAAGAGTATTGGCTAAAACTGAAGGCTTATTAGTTGGAAAGTCATCGGGGGCAGCTGTATTTGCTGCAATGAAAATTGCACAAAGAATAGAAAATAAAGGAAAGAGTATTGTAGTATTGTTACCAGATACCGGGGAAAGGTATTTATCTACACTATTATTTTCTCATCTACGTATTATAAAATAA
- a CDS encoding ABC transporter ATP-binding protein encodes MSGENTVLKENVFVNEKEKRTGVHNNVNSKKNKKEIKILAKNITRTFTVKNRGEKGVKEFTAIKDINLEIREGEFITIVGPSGCGKSTFLDILSGLSKPTSGELYIDGKLVTGPALDRGIVLQGYALFPWRNVRKNIEYGLELKKVPKKERKEISQEFIDLVGLNGFEDRYIHELSGGMRQRVAIARSLAYNPSVLLMDEPFAAVDAQTRETMQEELLRIWEKTNKTIIFITHSIDEAIFLADRVVVLSANPGMVKEIIDIDLPRPRKLGDVKNSPDFNWLSHKVWELLHNVEGNEKTKVINENRDIAEEISPTVDL; translated from the coding sequence ATGAGTGGAGAAAATACAGTATTAAAGGAAAATGTTTTTGTCAATGAGAAAGAAAAAAGAACTGGTGTACACAATAATGTTAATTCAAAAAAAAATAAAAAGGAGATAAAAATTTTAGCTAAGAATATAACTCGTACTTTCACAGTTAAAAATCGAGGAGAAAAGGGTGTAAAGGAATTTACAGCAATTAAAGATATTAATTTAGAAATACGCGAAGGTGAATTTATAACTATAGTAGGACCCAGCGGATGCGGAAAATCCACATTTTTAGATATACTTTCAGGTCTTTCAAAGCCAACTTCTGGAGAGCTATATATTGATGGTAAATTAGTTACTGGACCAGCATTGGATCGTGGTATAGTACTTCAAGGATATGCCTTATTTCCTTGGAGAAATGTACGCAAAAATATTGAATATGGATTAGAATTAAAAAAGGTTCCTAAAAAGGAAAGAAAAGAAATTAGTCAAGAGTTTATAGATCTGGTTGGATTAAATGGATTTGAAGATAGATATATTCATGAATTATCGGGTGGTATGAGGCAAAGAGTAGCTATAGCGAGATCTTTAGCCTATAATCCATCAGTACTTTTAATGGATGAACCTTTTGCAGCTGTTGATGCTCAGACAAGAGAAACCATGCAGGAAGAACTTCTAAGAATATGGGAGAAGACTAATAAGACTATAATTTTTATAACTCACAGCATAGATGAAGCCATATTCTTAGCAGATAGAGTTGTAGTTTTGTCAGCCAATCCAGGAATGGTAAAAGAAATTATTGACATAGATCTGCCAAGACCTAGAAAACTTGGAGATGTAAAAAATTCGCCAGACTTTAACTGGTTAAGCCATAAGGTATGGGAATTACTTCATAATGTTGAGGGTAACGAGAAAACCAAGGTGATAAATGAAAATCGTGATATTGCTGAGGAAATATCTCCTACAGTAGATTTATAA
- a CDS encoding ABC transporter permease, producing the protein MSAITIEKSSKKKSDVVGKLQVFTRKSIAIIVFFILWEVLPQIGVINSQFIPPVSEIVVYLGKMLADGDLLIHVQASFIRALEGFALAVLVGTPLGFLLGGWFKKFEELLDPLLQVLSQINPFTLFPIFMLFFGIGEVAKVAIIFWTSIWSVLFQTINGVKNIDPVILKGAKAMATPKFSLFYKIVLPGAAPLIFAGLKNAVGTSFLMLIAAEMIGASKGLGWLILNAQVNYNIDRLYAAAVVIAALGLGMKKLLTVIENLVITWKEDSSNM; encoded by the coding sequence ATGTCAGCTATAACAATTGAAAAATCAAGCAAAAAAAAGTCAGATGTAGTGGGTAAACTGCAAGTTTTTACTAGAAAGTCTATAGCCATAATAGTCTTTTTTATTTTATGGGAAGTATTACCTCAAATAGGAGTTATAAATAGCCAGTTTATACCACCGGTATCTGAGATTGTAGTATATCTTGGGAAAATGTTAGCAGATGGAGATTTACTTATTCACGTACAGGCAAGTTTTATAAGGGCATTAGAAGGCTTTGCACTGGCAGTATTAGTAGGAACACCACTGGGATTTCTTTTAGGAGGATGGTTCAAAAAATTTGAGGAATTGTTAGATCCATTACTACAGGTTCTTTCACAAATTAATCCTTTTACACTTTTTCCTATATTTATGTTGTTCTTTGGAATTGGAGAAGTAGCAAAAGTAGCAATAATCTTTTGGACATCTATATGGTCAGTATTGTTTCAGACAATTAATGGTGTGAAAAATATTGATCCTGTTATATTAAAAGGAGCAAAGGCTATGGCTACACCTAAATTTTCTCTTTTTTATAAAATTGTTTTACCAGGTGCAGCTCCTTTAATTTTTGCAGGACTTAAAAATGCTGTGGGTACTTCATTTTTAATGCTCATTGCTGCAGAAATGATAGGTGCAAGTAAGGGGTTAGGTTGGCTAATATTAAATGCACAAGTAAATTACAATATTGACAGATTGTACGCTGCAGCAGTTGTTATTGCAGCACTTGGACTTGGAATGAAAAAGTTGTTGACTGTAATAGAAAATCTAGTAATCACATGGAAAGAAGATTCTTCAAATATGTAA